A genomic window from Cytobacillus suaedae includes:
- a CDS encoding YlmC/YmxH family sporulation protein, producing the protein MRLSELSGKEIVDVKRAERLGVLGQTDLEINEQTGQINALIIPSLKWFGFRKQGNEVRVPWQHIKKIGTDMIIIDIPDEYTANKNFSE; encoded by the coding sequence ATGAGGCTTAGTGAATTAAGTGGCAAGGAAATAGTTGATGTTAAGAGAGCAGAACGCCTTGGTGTTTTAGGTCAAACCGATCTAGAAATTAACGAGCAAACTGGCCAAATAAACGCGTTGATTATCCCATCATTAAAGTGGTTTGGGTTCCGAAAACAAGGGAATGAAGTGAGAGTTCCTTGGCAGCATATAAAAAAAATTGGTACAGACATGATCATCATTGATATTCCTGATGAATATACGGCAAATAAAAACTTTAGTGAATAA
- the dpaA gene encoding dipicolinic acid synthetase subunit A — protein MLTGMHIAVIGGDARQLEVIRKLLELDAKISLIGFDQLDHGFTGASKEQIDEVDFSDIDAMILPVPGTNGEGQVETIFSNEKVILTEEIIAKTPEHCIIFSGISNSYLDSIVSKNSRKLIKLFERDDVAIYNSIPTVEGTIMMVIQHTDITIHNSKVVVLGLGRVGMSVARTFSALGAKVKVGARKSEHIARITEMGLEPFHLDELSEKVSDADVCINTIPHLIVTANVISKMPAHTLIVDLASKPGGTDFRYAEKRGIKALLAPGLPGIVAPKTAGQIVANVLSQILLEHHKREEN, from the coding sequence ATGTTAACTGGTATGCACATTGCTGTTATTGGCGGGGATGCAAGGCAGTTAGAAGTTATTCGCAAATTATTAGAATTAGATGCGAAGATTTCGTTAATCGGCTTTGATCAATTAGATCATGGTTTCACAGGTGCTTCCAAAGAGCAAATTGATGAAGTTGATTTTTCAGATATAGATGCGATGATTCTGCCTGTTCCTGGAACGAACGGTGAGGGGCAAGTTGAAACGATATTTTCTAATGAAAAAGTAATACTGACAGAGGAAATTATTGCAAAGACACCTGAACATTGTATTATTTTTTCCGGTATAAGTAACAGTTATTTAGATTCAATCGTAAGTAAGAACAGTCGAAAGCTTATTAAGTTATTTGAGCGGGACGATGTTGCCATCTACAATTCGATCCCTACTGTTGAAGGTACAATTATGATGGTTATTCAACATACCGATATAACGATTCACAATTCGAAGGTGGTTGTGCTCGGTCTTGGAAGAGTTGGAATGAGTGTGGCACGGACATTTAGCGCACTAGGAGCAAAAGTAAAAGTTGGAGCGAGAAAGTCAGAGCATATTGCTCGAATCACTGAGATGGGGTTAGAGCCTTTTCACTTAGATGAATTATCGGAAAAAGTTTCGGATGCTGATGTGTGTATTAATACAATCCCACATCTGATTGTAACGGCCAATGTTATTTCAAAAATGCCGGCCCATACCCTAATAGTTGACCTTGCTTCTAAGCCAGGAGGAACAGATTTTAGGTATGCAGAGAAACGTGGCATAAAGGCATTACTAGCGCCAGGTCTTCCTGGTATCGTTGCACCTAAAACAGCTGGTCAAATTGTTGCCAATGTTTTGTCACAAATCCTTTTAGAGCACCATAAAAGAGAGGAGAATTAA
- a CDS encoding dipicolinate synthase subunit B, with translation MKFKGKRIGFGLTGSHCTYDEVMPEIEKLIKEGADVLPVVSNTVKTTTTRFGKGEDWIKRVEEITGNKVIDSIVAAEPLGPKIPLDCMVIAPFTGNSMSKFANAMTDSPVLMAAKATLRNLNPVVLGISTNDALGLNGVNLMRLMATKNIYFIPYGQDAPMKKPNSMVARMGMLQDTVLAAMEGKQLQPVIIEKFRDSE, from the coding sequence ATGAAATTTAAGGGGAAGCGTATTGGTTTTGGTTTAACAGGTTCTCATTGTACGTATGACGAAGTAATGCCAGAGATAGAGAAACTTATAAAAGAAGGTGCAGATGTATTACCTGTTGTATCAAATACAGTTAAAACAACGACAACACGATTTGGAAAAGGGGAAGATTGGATTAAACGGGTAGAAGAGATTACCGGTAATAAAGTGATTGATTCAATCGTTGCAGCAGAACCACTTGGTCCAAAGATTCCTCTAGATTGTATGGTTATTGCACCGTTTACTGGGAATTCAATGAGTAAATTCGCAAATGCAATGACAGACTCTCCTGTCTTAATGGCAGCCAAAGCAACATTAAGAAACCTAAATCCTGTTGTACTTGGGATTTCTACAAACGATGCGTTAGGATTAAATGGTGTAAATTTAATGCGTTTGATGGCTACGAAAAATATCTATTTTATCCCTTACGGCCAAGATGCACCAATGAAGAAACCAAACTCAATGGTTGCACGTATGGGAATGCTTCAGGATACAGTACTTGCGGCCATGGAAGGTAAGCAACTTCAGCCTGTTATTATTGAGAAATTTCGAGATAGCGAATAA
- the asd gene encoding aspartate-semialdehyde dehydrogenase, which translates to MAQPNGLHVAVVGATGAVGTQMVQTLESRDFPIAKLTLLSSERSAGKTVRFKGKDLIVEVATPESFEGVDIALFSAGGNVSKELAPEAVKHGAIVIDNTSAFRMDKDVPLIVPEVNEADLKNHNGIIANPNCSTIQMVVALEPIRQKFGLKNIIVSTYQAVSGAGDAAIAELKEQAQAILEGKEFTPQVLPVKSDKKHYQIAFNAIPQIDKFEDNGFTTEEMKMINETKKIMTYPGLHVAATCVRLPVVTGHSESIYFEIDEENVSAADIKELLSKAPGVVLQDDPSLQLYPMPADCVGKNDVFVGRIRKDLDRSTGFHMWVVSDNLLKGAAWNSVQIAESLVKLGLVK; encoded by the coding sequence ATGGCACAACCGAATGGGTTACATGTAGCAGTAGTTGGAGCAACCGGTGCAGTAGGTACACAAATGGTTCAAACTTTGGAAAGCCGTGACTTCCCTATTGCAAAACTTACACTTTTATCATCAGAACGCTCCGCAGGGAAAACAGTACGTTTCAAAGGCAAAGACCTAATTGTAGAAGTAGCCACTCCGGAAAGCTTTGAAGGAGTAGATATTGCTTTATTTAGTGCTGGAGGAAATGTGTCAAAAGAATTAGCGCCCGAGGCTGTTAAGCACGGAGCTATTGTTATAGATAATACAAGTGCTTTTAGGATGGATAAGGATGTACCTCTAATCGTACCTGAAGTAAATGAGGCAGACCTTAAAAATCATAATGGAATAATTGCAAATCCAAATTGTTCAACTATTCAAATGGTTGTAGCACTTGAACCAATTCGACAAAAATTCGGATTAAAAAACATAATCGTTTCCACATACCAAGCAGTGTCAGGGGCTGGAGATGCAGCTATTGCAGAGTTGAAAGAGCAGGCTCAAGCAATCCTAGAGGGAAAAGAGTTTACCCCTCAAGTATTACCTGTTAAGTCTGACAAAAAACATTACCAAATTGCTTTTAATGCGATTCCTCAAATTGATAAATTTGAAGACAATGGATTTACAACAGAAGAAATGAAGATGATTAATGAAACAAAAAAAATTATGACTTATCCTGGGTTGCACGTAGCAGCTACTTGTGTGCGACTACCAGTCGTTACAGGGCACTCTGAGTCTATATATTTTGAAATTGATGAAGAGAATGTGTCAGCAGCTGATATTAAGGAATTACTAAGCAAGGCTCCGGGAGTTGTGTTACAGGATGATCCTTCACTACAACTTTACCCAATGCCTGCTGATTGTGTAGGGAAAAATGATGTGTTTGTTGGTAGAATACGTAAGGACTTAGACCGTTCTACTGGTTTTCACATGTGGGTCGTTTCGGATAACCTTTTAAAAGGGGCTGCGTGGAATTCAGTTCAAATAGCAGAAAGCTTAGTAAAGCTAGGATTAGTAAAATAA
- the dapG gene encoding aspartate kinase has product MNIIVQKFGGTSVKDEKTRHLARKHIQNALDEGNKVVVVVSAMGRLGDPYSTDTLLGLIDNNLTKVSNREIDMLLSCGEIISSIVFSEMLNSNGIKATALTGAQAGFRTSDDYTSAKIIDMKCDRLLNELEEHDVVVVTGFQGVAKNGDVTTIGRGGSDTSAAALGAALNAKWIDIFTDVEGVMTADPRIVEDARPLSVVTYTEICNMAYQGAKVIHPRAVEIAMQANVPIRVRSTYSDLPGTLVTSIEKGNKGRDVKERLITGIAHVSGVTQIKVQASKGQYDLQTKVFKAMANAKISVDFFNITPNGVVYTVSGEMTEKAIDVLQNIGYEPTVTRNCAKVSTVGAGMNGVPGVTSKIVTALSDEGIQILQSADSHTTIWVLVKQEDMTKAVNALHKAFQLSEETQNTSNTGI; this is encoded by the coding sequence ATGAACATCATCGTCCAAAAATTTGGTGGAACATCTGTAAAGGATGAGAAAACAAGACATTTGGCAAGAAAGCATATACAAAATGCACTGGACGAAGGAAACAAAGTTGTTGTTGTAGTATCTGCTATGGGTCGCTTGGGTGATCCATATTCAACGGATACCCTACTTGGGTTAATTGACAACAATCTTACAAAAGTAAGCAATCGCGAAATAGATATGCTTTTATCTTGTGGAGAAATTATTTCGAGTATTGTGTTCTCCGAAATGCTAAATAGTAATGGTATAAAAGCTACAGCTCTAACAGGGGCGCAAGCTGGTTTCAGAACATCAGATGATTATACAAGTGCAAAAATTATTGATATGAAATGTGATCGTCTCCTGAATGAACTAGAGGAACACGACGTTGTCGTTGTGACTGGTTTTCAGGGGGTAGCTAAGAATGGGGATGTTACCACGATAGGTAGAGGTGGAAGTGATACTTCGGCTGCTGCACTAGGAGCAGCGTTAAATGCAAAATGGATTGACATTTTTACAGATGTCGAGGGAGTCATGACAGCAGATCCTCGAATCGTAGAAGATGCTAGGCCGCTATCTGTTGTAACGTATACTGAAATATGTAACATGGCCTATCAAGGAGCAAAAGTTATTCACCCGAGAGCCGTGGAGATTGCCATGCAAGCGAATGTTCCTATTCGTGTAAGATCAACTTATTCTGATTTGCCAGGGACCCTCGTCACTTCTATTGAAAAAGGAAACAAAGGTCGTGACGTGAAAGAAAGGTTAATAACTGGTATCGCTCATGTTTCTGGAGTAACACAAATAAAGGTTCAAGCTAGTAAAGGTCAATATGATTTACAAACGAAAGTGTTTAAAGCAATGGCTAATGCTAAAATCAGTGTTGACTTCTTTAATATCACGCCAAATGGTGTTGTGTATACAGTATCTGGTGAGATGACTGAAAAGGCAATTGATGTATTGCAAAACATTGGGTACGAACCTACAGTTACTAGAAATTGTGCAAAGGTCTCAACTGTTGGAGCAGGCATGAACGGTGTTCCAGGAGTTACATCTAAAATTGTAACTGCCTTATCTGACGAAGGTATTCAAATCCTTCAATCCGCAGACAGCCATACCACTATTTGGGTATTAGTAAAACAAGAGGATATGACAAAAGCTGTTAATGCATTGCATAAAGCTTTTCAACTATCAGAGGAGACTCAAAATACAAGTAATACTGGAATTTAA
- the dapA gene encoding 4-hydroxy-tetrahydrodipicolinate synthase, producing MINFGKVSTAMVTPFDKKGNIDFNKTTQLVNHLIQNGTDSLVVAGTTGESPTLSSEEKVALFKHVVKVVDGRIPVVAGTGSNNTYASVELTKKAQEAGVDAIMIVAPYYNKPNQEGLYQHFKVIAESTNLPVMLYNIPGRSVVNIAVDTIVKLSKLPNVVAVKEASGNLDAMTEIIANTDEDFKLYSGDDGLTLPVLSIGGNGVVSVASHIVGNEMQEMIAAFETGDVSKAAKIHQDLLPLVKGLFSAPSPSPVKTALQLKGLDVGSVRLPMVPLTEQERVQLQSLLK from the coding sequence ATGATTAATTTTGGAAAAGTATCAACAGCAATGGTTACACCATTTGATAAAAAAGGGAATATTGATTTCAATAAGACAACTCAACTCGTTAACCATTTGATTCAAAATGGCACAGACTCATTAGTAGTAGCAGGTACTACAGGTGAATCGCCAACTTTGTCTTCTGAAGAAAAGGTTGCACTCTTTAAACATGTAGTAAAAGTAGTAGATGGAAGAATACCTGTAGTTGCTGGTACAGGAAGTAATAACACGTATGCTTCTGTTGAATTAACAAAAAAAGCTCAAGAAGCTGGAGTTGACGCCATTATGATCGTTGCTCCATACTACAATAAACCTAATCAAGAAGGCCTTTATCAACATTTTAAAGTAATAGCGGAGAGTACAAATCTTCCTGTCATGCTATATAACATCCCAGGACGTTCTGTAGTAAATATAGCTGTAGATACCATTGTGAAGCTTTCAAAATTACCTAATGTGGTTGCTGTCAAAGAGGCAAGTGGTAATTTAGATGCTATGACAGAAATTATTGCAAATACAGATGAGGACTTTAAACTTTACAGCGGTGATGACGGTTTAACACTTCCAGTATTATCTATTGGTGGTAATGGAGTTGTTTCTGTTGCTTCACACATTGTAGGTAATGAGATGCAAGAAATGATCGCTGCTTTTGAAACAGGAGATGTGTCTAAAGCTGCGAAAATTCATCAAGATCTATTACCTCTAGTTAAAGGATTATTTTCTGCACCAAGCCCATCACCTGTAAAGACAGCTCTTCAGTTAAAAGGCCTGGATGTGGGTTCAGTTAGGTTACCAATGGTACCTCTAACGGAGCAAGAACGTGTTCAACTTCAAAGCTTATTAAAATGA
- a CDS encoding ClpP family protease yields MTDKYIQSGDQPGGEETDKNETKGSSLVEKIQQLGQTNIPQMANDTKIHCLTIVGQIEGHMQLPPQNKTTKYEHVIPQIVAIEQNPKIEGLLVILNTVGGDVEAGLAISEMLASLSKPTVSIVLGGGHSIGVPIAVSCSHSFIAETATMTIHPVRLTGLVIGVPQTFEYLDKMQDRVINFVTKNSNISEEKFKELMFSKGNLTRDIGTNVVGADAVKYGLIDEVGGVGQAIKKLNELIEDRNKLSGSEQMLQ; encoded by the coding sequence ATGACCGACAAATACATACAATCAGGAGATCAGCCTGGTGGAGAAGAAACGGATAAAAACGAAACTAAAGGATCAAGCCTTGTTGAAAAGATTCAACAATTAGGACAAACAAATATACCTCAAATGGCTAACGATACAAAAATTCATTGTCTAACCATTGTAGGGCAAATCGAAGGCCATATGCAGCTTCCTCCACAGAACAAAACAACTAAGTATGAACATGTTATCCCACAAATAGTTGCAATAGAACAAAACCCTAAAATCGAAGGTCTATTAGTTATATTAAATACCGTGGGTGGAGATGTAGAGGCTGGGTTAGCTATATCAGAGATGCTCGCATCCTTATCTAAACCAACTGTATCTATTGTATTAGGTGGAGGGCACTCAATTGGTGTGCCAATTGCAGTTTCTTGTTCACACTCATTTATTGCCGAAACAGCAACAATGACAATCCATCCTGTTCGATTAACAGGACTCGTGATTGGAGTACCCCAAACTTTCGAATATTTAGATAAGATGCAGGACCGGGTTATAAACTTCGTTACCAAAAACTCCAATATATCGGAAGAAAAGTTTAAAGAATTGATGTTTTCAAAGGGGAACCTAACACGTGATATCGGAACGAATGTCGTTGGTGCTGATGCTGTAAAATATGGTTTGATAGACGAAGTAGGTGGAGTAGGTCAAGCCATCAAAAAACTAAATGAGTTAATAGAAGACCGAAATAAATTAAGTGGAAGCGAGCAGATGTTACAATGA
- a CDS encoding YlzJ-like family protein — translation MILYTMMPEELVFPTNENDFGKQRYVEHNGVSMLVNEISPQCCEIVRIVSTDPQHYLDAQYSPGQRLMVSFS, via the coding sequence ATGATTCTCTACACCATGATGCCTGAGGAGCTAGTTTTTCCTACAAATGAAAATGACTTTGGGAAGCAGAGATATGTTGAACATAATGGTGTTTCTATGCTTGTAAATGAAATTAGCCCACAGTGTTGTGAGATCGTACGAATTGTAAGCACCGACCCACAACACTACCTAGATGCTCAATATTCACCAGGACAACGATTGATGGTTTCTTTTTCATAA
- a CDS encoding DNA translocase FtsK, with protein sequence MAKQKRRTKNKTEWKKTFKFELLGLTLLALTCIGIANLGVVGNTIVALFRFFTGEWYMLCLLGLLLLSFYIIWKRTWPNFFTRPLIGTYLITISILLLSHVTLFKLLSNEGAFAKPSVILNTWELYWLEQAGQISSSDLGGGMIGAIVFAASYFLFDEPGTKIIAVFLIVSGVILVTGKSLNETLIKILRPIGTFIKGQWLAFIEDVKEWSINLKNKKRLSKNVKKKRPTKASPQTNIVDEEDQIEETIEIEMDEPEQPPIISNFADRAYVPKTNNPEPKKPIAEEVVDEKVPPITFTEVENVDYELPPIHLLNAPKPTDQSSEHENIYANARKLERTFQSFGVKAKVTKVHLGPAVTKYEVYPDVGVKVSKIVNLNDDLALALAAKDIRIEAPIPGKSAVGIEVPNSEVATVSLREVLEAKENDKPDAKLLIGLGRDISGDAVLAELNRMPHLLVAGATGSGKSVCINGIITSILMRAKPHEVKMMMIDPKMVELNVYNGIPHLLAPVVTDPKKASQALKKVVNEMERRYELFSHTGTRNIEGYNEHIKRYNDGEEAKQPSLPYIVVIVDELADLMMVASSDVEDSITRLAQMARAAGIHLIIATQRPSVDVITGVIKANIPSRIAFSVSSQTDSRTILDMGGAEKLLGRGDMLFLPVGANKPVRVQGAFLSDDEVEEVVDFVISQQKAQYQQDMIPQETSEVNEDVDDDLYDEAVQLILEMQTASVSMLQRRFRIGYTRAARLIDAMEARGVVGPYEGSKPRAVLVTAPKEDLGS encoded by the coding sequence ATGGCGAAACAAAAAAGACGTACAAAGAACAAAACTGAATGGAAGAAAACCTTTAAGTTTGAATTATTAGGTTTAACCCTATTAGCGTTAACCTGTATTGGAATTGCCAATCTAGGAGTAGTAGGAAATACGATTGTAGCCTTGTTTCGATTCTTTACTGGTGAATGGTATATGCTTTGTTTACTTGGCCTTTTACTTTTATCTTTTTATATCATCTGGAAACGGACTTGGCCGAATTTTTTTACTAGACCCTTAATCGGTACATATTTAATCACAATTTCCATTTTGCTGCTGAGTCACGTAACGTTATTTAAACTATTATCTAACGAAGGTGCCTTTGCAAAACCAAGTGTTATTTTGAATACCTGGGAGCTCTATTGGTTGGAACAAGCGGGTCAGATTAGTTCTTCTGATTTAGGTGGAGGGATGATTGGTGCCATTGTTTTTGCCGCCTCCTATTTCTTATTCGATGAGCCTGGAACGAAAATCATTGCTGTTTTTCTTATTGTTAGCGGTGTTATTTTAGTAACAGGAAAATCACTGAATGAAACCCTAATTAAAATTTTGAGACCAATTGGAACCTTTATTAAAGGACAATGGCTAGCCTTTATTGAAGATGTTAAAGAATGGTCAATTAATTTAAAGAATAAGAAAAGGTTATCCAAAAATGTAAAAAAGAAACGACCAACAAAAGCATCGCCTCAAACAAATATAGTTGATGAAGAAGATCAAATAGAGGAAACCATTGAAATTGAGATGGACGAGCCAGAACAACCACCTATCATATCAAATTTTGCGGATCGAGCATATGTACCAAAAACAAACAACCCGGAACCTAAAAAACCAATAGCTGAAGAGGTGGTTGATGAGAAAGTTCCACCTATTACTTTTACTGAAGTAGAAAATGTGGATTATGAATTACCTCCTATTCATTTATTAAATGCCCCTAAGCCTACTGACCAGAGTTCTGAGCATGAGAACATCTATGCGAATGCTAGAAAACTAGAAAGAACGTTCCAGAGTTTTGGAGTAAAAGCAAAAGTGACAAAGGTGCATTTAGGACCAGCTGTAACAAAGTACGAGGTATACCCGGACGTAGGTGTGAAAGTAAGTAAGATTGTAAACCTTAATGACGATCTAGCCCTTGCGTTAGCTGCAAAAGATATTCGTATAGAGGCTCCAATTCCTGGAAAATCAGCTGTCGGTATTGAGGTTCCAAACTCAGAAGTTGCAACTGTATCGCTTCGTGAAGTTCTAGAGGCGAAAGAAAATGATAAACCTGATGCCAAGCTTCTTATTGGACTAGGAAGAGATATCTCAGGTGACGCAGTGTTAGCAGAATTAAATAGGATGCCACACTTACTTGTTGCAGGTGCAACAGGAAGTGGTAAAAGTGTATGTATAAACGGTATAATTACTAGTATCCTAATGAGAGCAAAACCTCATGAAGTAAAAATGATGATGATTGATCCTAAGATGGTAGAATTAAATGTATACAATGGTATACCACATTTACTTGCACCTGTTGTAACAGACCCTAAAAAGGCGTCTCAAGCATTAAAAAAGGTTGTAAATGAAATGGAAAGAAGATATGAGCTTTTTTCTCATACAGGTACAAGAAACATAGAAGGCTATAATGAGCATATCAAGAGATATAATGATGGAGAGGAAGCAAAGCAACCTTCACTACCTTATATTGTCGTCATAGTGGACGAGCTTGCAGATTTGATGATGGTAGCTTCTTCGGATGTTGAGGATTCAATTACCCGATTAGCTCAAATGGCAAGGGCTGCAGGTATTCATTTAATTATTGCAACTCAAAGGCCCTCAGTTGACGTAATTACAGGTGTAATTAAAGCGAATATCCCGTCAAGAATTGCCTTTAGTGTTTCCTCTCAAACGGATTCTAGAACGATTTTAGATATGGGTGGAGCAGAAAAGCTGCTAGGAAGAGGAGATATGTTATTCCTCCCTGTTGGGGCAAATAAACCTGTACGTGTTCAAGGAGCCTTTCTATCAGATGATGAGGTTGAGGAAGTGGTAGACTTTGTCATCTCGCAACAAAAAGCTCAATATCAACAGGATATGATTCCGCAAGAAACATCAGAGGTTAACGAAGATGTAGATGATGATTTATATGATGAGGCTGTCCAATTAATTCTTGAAATGCAGACTGCATCCGTTTCTATGCTCCAAAGACGCTTTCGAATTGGCTACACAAGAGCTGCAAGGCTAATTGATGCTATGGAAGCTAGAGGTGTCGTTGGCCCTTATGAAGGTAGTAAACCAAGAGCTGTTCTTGTAACTGCTCCGAAGGAAGATCTCGGTAGTTAA